One genomic region from Candidatus Caldarchaeum subterraneum encodes:
- a CDS encoding valyl tRNA-synthetase has protein sequence MASSPTIQEKSWNPQFEKEILRLWEKEDLYRFNIRSRRKKFVIDTPPPYPSGRPWHIGAAAHYSQIDMIARTARMMGYMTLFPIGIDRNGLPVEIYTEKKYGIAIRDTPREKFIELCKTSLDELEAEMLEIMKRLGLSGDFKNRYRTDSPEYRRFTQNTFIKLWKNGLVYRASRPNNYCPMCGTTIADAEVEYEDLPSTLHYVKFPLENGGYIPIATTRPELIPACAAVIYNPADSRYAHLENKTATTPLFGDKVPIIARPEAKPDFGTGAVMVCSYGDHTDVRLFRELKLPEKIVITLEGRMNENAGFLKGLRVEEARKAIVEKLIDAGYYIKSENIIHSTPVCERSKTPIEIIPMDEYYLNQLDFLDDLRKIAHEMEFLPEHSRQLLLNWIDSVSIDWPISRRRYYATEVPVWYCNSCGTPVLPDDGQYHQPWREKAPVERCPKCGSTSFRGDERTFDTWMDSSISPLFVISDRKTGKIHESLYPVSIRPQGKEIVRTWLYYTVLRCYLLTGKRPFNKVWISGLGLDEHGEKMSKSKGNVIDPMPILEKYGADCFRFWNAQEASLGEDFRISEARIASVGKFLSKLWNLAKYVSMFPKPSRATLTPTDRWILAELSKTVETCLAGYEGFNFFIPSNEIRRFIWNIFASHYVEMSKPRAYGQGFTESEQKSAFYTLHTVLRTTLLLLAPITPFITDYIWRRLYGGKSIHLERFPKPAWPKTLTKYTEPLTEFNSAVWAKKKSLNLSLRDEISYEIPAELKIFEKDLRAMHRIVG, from the coding sequence ATGGCGTCCTCTCCAACTATACAGGAGAAGTCTTGGAACCCACAGTTCGAGAAAGAAATTTTACGGCTGTGGGAGAAGGAAGACCTTTACAGGTTTAACATAAGATCGCGCAGGAAAAAATTCGTCATAGATACACCACCACCCTATCCCAGCGGTCGGCCATGGCACATAGGAGCCGCTGCGCATTATAGCCAAATCGACATGATAGCTCGCACAGCCCGTATGATGGGCTACATGACGCTTTTCCCGATAGGAATAGACCGCAACGGCTTACCCGTGGAAATATACACCGAGAAAAAATACGGCATCGCTATACGCGACACGCCACGTGAAAAGTTCATCGAGCTATGCAAAACTTCTCTAGACGAGCTCGAGGCCGAGATGCTGGAGATAATGAAGCGGCTTGGACTTAGCGGCGACTTCAAGAACCGTTACCGCACCGACTCTCCGGAATATAGGCGCTTTACACAGAACACATTCATCAAACTCTGGAAGAACGGCCTCGTTTACAGGGCCTCGAGGCCAAACAACTACTGCCCTATGTGTGGAACAACTATCGCGGACGCCGAGGTTGAATACGAGGATTTGCCTTCAACACTGCACTATGTCAAGTTTCCGCTCGAGAATGGAGGATACATTCCCATAGCTACCACGAGACCCGAGCTCATACCCGCGTGCGCAGCCGTGATCTACAACCCCGCTGACAGCCGCTACGCCCACCTCGAAAACAAAACCGCCACCACCCCCCTCTTCGGAGATAAAGTGCCTATAATCGCTCGTCCCGAGGCTAAGCCGGACTTTGGAACAGGCGCGGTCATGGTCTGTAGCTACGGCGACCACACCGATGTACGTCTCTTCAGAGAGCTTAAGCTGCCTGAGAAAATAGTTATAACATTGGAGGGGAGAATGAATGAGAACGCCGGATTCCTAAAGGGGCTGAGGGTTGAGGAAGCACGCAAAGCAATCGTGGAGAAACTAATAGATGCGGGCTATTACATCAAATCAGAGAACATAATACACTCTACACCAGTATGCGAAAGAAGCAAAACACCTATCGAGATAATACCCATGGATGAATACTACCTAAATCAGCTGGATTTCCTCGATGACTTGAGAAAAATCGCGCATGAAATGGAGTTCCTGCCTGAGCATTCTCGCCAGCTTCTGCTCAACTGGATTGACTCAGTCTCAATAGACTGGCCTATTTCGAGGCGAAGGTACTACGCTACTGAGGTCCCTGTTTGGTACTGTAATTCATGCGGGACACCCGTTTTACCCGACGATGGGCAATATCATCAGCCTTGGAGAGAGAAGGCTCCTGTTGAACGTTGTCCCAAATGCGGCTCAACATCATTCAGAGGTGATGAGAGGACATTCGACACATGGATGGACTCGAGTATTTCGCCGCTATTCGTGATAAGCGACAGAAAAACGGGGAAAATTCACGAGAGTCTATATCCTGTATCCATCAGGCCGCAGGGGAAGGAGATTGTGCGAACATGGCTCTATTACACCGTGCTCCGGTGCTATCTATTGACTGGGAAGAGGCCGTTTAACAAAGTTTGGATAAGCGGCCTCGGCCTGGATGAGCATGGTGAAAAGATGAGTAAGAGCAAGGGAAACGTGATTGACCCGATGCCCATCCTCGAAAAGTATGGTGCGGACTGTTTCCGCTTCTGGAACGCTCAGGAGGCGAGTCTCGGAGAGGATTTCAGGATATCGGAGGCACGGATTGCCAGCGTGGGCAAATTCCTCTCTAAGCTCTGGAACCTCGCAAAATATGTTTCAATGTTTCCGAAGCCCAGTAGAGCCACGCTTACCCCAACGGATAGATGGATTCTCGCAGAGCTTTCGAAAACAGTTGAGACCTGCCTCGCCGGCTACGAAGGCTTCAACTTCTTCATCCCCTCAAACGAGATACGCCGATTCATCTGGAACATTTTTGCCTCTCACTATGTTGAGATGTCGAAGCCACGTGCCTACGGGCAGGGATTCACTGAGTCTGAGCAGAAATCAGCCTTCTACACCCTGCACACAGTCTTGCGAACAACGCTTCTGCTACTTGCGCCAATTACACCATTCATAACAGACTACATCTGGAGAAGGCTCTACGGCGGGAAGAGCATTCATCTGGAGCGTTTCCCAAAACCCGCATGGCCGAAAACCCTCACAAAATACACTGAACCACTCACAGAGTTTAACTCAGCCGTCTGGGCAAAGAAAAAGTCGCTCAACCTCTCATTAAGGGATGAGATAAGTTACGAGATTCCAGCCGAGCTGAAGATTTTTGAGAAAGACCTGCGAGCCATGCACAGGATAGTGGGTTGA
- a CDS encoding protoheme IX farnesyltransferase — MSWRDFLNLTKPKITLLNIFAASASFLSAEGSPANMIHLLLAGYLSVGGASALNHFLDADIDSRMRRTSGRPIPAGRIRPRTAALLGSIMVAAAVLYSYVMYNPLTAIFILSGALVYVFVYTVWLKRRTVWNIVIGGVAGSFAPLAGWSAAGREIEALPLFMALLVFLWTPGHFWALASRAVKDYSAAGVPMLPVVYGVQTTSIATLVSNVIAVAAALLMATLVSNPLLYLVIAAPFSAWLLIESIKPCIKYSPSAAWRAFKISSPWLFIIFAAIAASTAL, encoded by the coding sequence ATGAGCTGGCGCGACTTCCTAAACCTCACGAAGCCTAAGATAACTCTTCTAAACATTTTCGCCGCGTCAGCATCATTCTTATCCGCTGAAGGGAGCCCAGCCAACATGATTCACTTACTGCTTGCAGGATATCTTTCTGTCGGCGGCGCCAGCGCCTTGAACCATTTTCTCGACGCTGACATCGATTCTAGGATGAGGCGGACATCGGGTAGACCCATTCCTGCGGGGAGAATAAGGCCTAGGACAGCTGCTCTGCTAGGTTCAATTATGGTTGCCGCCGCGGTTCTGTATTCCTATGTTATGTACAATCCGTTAACGGCAATCTTCATTTTGTCGGGGGCCTTGGTGTACGTGTTTGTATACACGGTCTGGCTCAAACGGAGGACTGTGTGGAACATAGTTATCGGAGGTGTTGCAGGGTCTTTTGCTCCTCTCGCTGGATGGTCAGCGGCTGGCCGTGAGATTGAAGCTTTACCTCTCTTCATGGCTTTGCTTGTGTTTCTCTGGACACCGGGCCATTTCTGGGCCTTGGCATCAAGAGCTGTTAAGGATTATTCAGCTGCAGGCGTACCGATGCTGCCTGTGGTCTACGGAGTGCAAACAACATCAATAGCGACACTAGTGTCCAACGTGATAGCGGTGGCTGCTGCCCTTCTCATGGCGACCTTGGTAAGCAACCCGCTCCTCTATCTAGTCATCGCGGCGCCTTTCTCGGCTTGGCTTCTCATCGAAAGCATCAAGCCATGCATAAAATACTCTCCATCAGCCGCTTGGAGAGCCTTCAAGATCTCCAGCCCATGGCTTTTCATCATATTTGCTGCAATCGCGGCTTCAACTGCTTTATAG
- a CDS encoding sugar fermentation stimulation protein A, producing MTKDKPIHLLKTEVRSARVLTRLNRFLVEAEDNGEKVFLHLTNTGRLHDLIYPGATILYTPRPSAKTAGVLAGVIVGSLAAVVDTRLQARCFEEAFNRRLIPWLQKFSGYRKEVFFMGSRIDYLLSSNGEKAFLELKSAAYLGRDGAAMYPDTVSTRGRTHVQKLAEIAATCQTYLVFVAALPDARFFTPCDEGDPDMRPLLIKARRAGVEIRCIKLYMTLDGDVYLDDPDLPVRL from the coding sequence TTGACAAAAGATAAACCAATCCATTTACTCAAAACAGAGGTCCGGAGCGCCAGAGTCCTGACCAGGCTTAACAGGTTTCTGGTGGAGGCTGAAGACAACGGGGAAAAAGTCTTTTTACATCTAACAAACACAGGACGCCTGCATGACCTTATCTACCCTGGTGCAACAATCCTCTATACTCCAAGGCCTTCCGCTAAGACCGCTGGGGTTCTCGCCGGTGTGATTGTTGGCAGTCTAGCCGCTGTTGTCGACACAAGGCTTCAAGCGAGATGCTTTGAAGAGGCATTCAATCGTAGGCTAATACCATGGCTCCAAAAATTCAGCGGATACAGAAAAGAAGTATTTTTTATGGGGAGCAGAATCGACTATTTGCTGTCGTCTAACGGCGAAAAGGCGTTCCTAGAACTAAAGTCCGCGGCCTATCTCGGCCGAGACGGCGCTGCGATGTATCCTGACACAGTCTCAACTCGAGGAAGAACACATGTCCAAAAACTTGCCGAAATCGCGGCAACCTGTCAAACATACCTTGTCTTCGTGGCGGCTCTTCCAGATGCACGTTTTTTCACACCATGCGACGAAGGGGACCCCGACATGAGGCCACTGTTGATAAAAGCGAGACGGGCAGGTGTTGAAATTCGCTGCATCAAGCTGTACATGACACTCGACGGAGATGTCTACCTTGATGACCCCGACCTACCTGTTAGGCTATAA
- a CDS encoding citrate synthase has protein sequence MTAGFEKVEKGLENIAIKETRLSSIDGEKGKLYYVGYSIEELAEYSSYEEVCFLLLHGRLPTRTELENFSAMLVSERSLPRQVVDVLRTLPRTAPMMSWLKTGVDLLSLFDPDAEKTDDESRMKTATRLISKVATLTATAYRLARGLEPVEPRSDLSHAGNFLYMVTGNKSSPLEEKIMDVAFILHAEHELPASTTAALVVASTLSDLYSAVSAGIGALKGPLHGGANERALEMLQTIGSPDKADGYVANELAAKRRIMGFGHRVYRSFDPRARIFKRYLEQLSEKRGDKTLLQVAEAVENAVIKRMGGKSIFPNIDLYSGPVFHLLGLGKEIFTPFFAAARTVGWLAHVLEYWRDNRLIRPRAVYVGPEPRSYIPLDKR, from the coding sequence GTGACTGCTGGCTTTGAGAAAGTTGAAAAAGGTTTAGAAAACATCGCGATAAAAGAAACCCGTTTATCAAGCATCGATGGTGAAAAGGGGAAGCTTTACTACGTCGGCTACTCTATCGAAGAATTGGCCGAATATTCATCGTATGAGGAGGTCTGTTTTCTGCTACTTCATGGTAGATTGCCGACAAGAACTGAGTTGGAGAATTTTTCCGCCATGCTTGTCTCCGAGAGAAGTCTTCCTCGACAGGTTGTGGATGTTCTTAGGACCCTGCCCCGAACTGCTCCCATGATGAGCTGGCTGAAAACAGGGGTAGACCTATTATCGCTTTTTGACCCGGACGCCGAGAAAACTGACGACGAATCAAGGATGAAAACCGCCACCAGACTAATTTCCAAGGTCGCTACATTAACCGCCACAGCCTATCGGCTGGCCCGTGGTCTTGAGCCTGTTGAACCAAGGTCCGACCTTTCCCACGCAGGAAATTTCCTCTACATGGTTACAGGAAACAAGTCTTCTCCTCTTGAGGAAAAGATAATGGATGTAGCGTTCATTTTACACGCCGAGCATGAATTGCCCGCATCAACAACAGCGGCCCTCGTGGTGGCCTCTACCTTGTCGGACCTTTACTCGGCTGTTTCCGCTGGAATAGGGGCGTTGAAGGGGCCGCTGCATGGCGGTGCCAACGAGAGGGCCCTCGAGATGCTGCAGACCATAGGTTCTCCCGACAAGGCCGACGGATACGTGGCCAACGAGCTTGCAGCCAAGAGGAGAATAATGGGTTTTGGACACCGTGTATACAGAAGCTTCGACCCACGCGCCAGAATATTCAAGAGATATCTGGAGCAGCTCTCCGAGAAAAGAGGGGACAAGACGCTGCTACAAGTTGCCGAAGCTGTGGAAAATGCGGTGATAAAGCGCATGGGCGGCAAAAGCATTTTTCCAAACATCGACCTATACTCGGGACCTGTTTTCCACCTGCTTGGATTAGGTAAAGAAATTTTCACACCGTTCTTCGCGGCTGCGAGGACTGTTGGATGGCTTGCCCATGTTCTGGAGTATTGGAGAGATAACCGGTTGATAAGGCCACGCGCTGTGTACGTTGGCCCCGAGCCACGAAGCTACATACCCCTTGACAAAAGATAA
- a CDS encoding long-chain-fatty-acid--CoA ligase, with protein MKMNGLEFVLSRPWTRFYHSKVNPNITAPLVPLHQLFDDTCSKYPKKVAAIFLDTPVTFEALKNFSDRFASALRKLGVGKGSRVMIVLPNSIQFIVSYYGILKTGATVVPVNPLSTGQEIKELAKLSEAKVIVTLDLFIDEVMGALGETTVKHVVVTNIADHLPALKRTLGKILKKIPSKQLPSNSSIMSYVEMISGPVERIEADVNPEKDLASIQFTGGTTGFPKGVMLTHHNIVSNIFQMYEFIRPYLDEANERFAALLPFYHIYGQSVILGAGLLMGNTLVVFPRLELEKFMRDLEKYDVTIFPGVPTLFNLMSNHRLADQLRYPKLKMVISGADMLPPEVAENFEKKFGRKIVEGYGLSEASPVTHVNPPDKVKRGSFGIPIPSTLAAIINPETREFLGPGEVGEIIVSGPQVMQGYLGQDNSNVFLYEAGRKWLRTGDMGQMDSDGYFYFTERAKDIIKHKGFTVFPAEIEKVLYESDAVKEAAVVGIPDPVVGEKIVAAVVLKPGYGPEQVKTLHELCHSKLAEYKRPSEIILVDELPKSLVGKMLRRRVRDIVKEKLSHAM; from the coding sequence TTGAAAATGAATGGTTTAGAGTTTGTTCTCAGTAGGCCTTGGACAAGGTTTTACCACAGCAAGGTTAACCCAAACATAACGGCTCCACTTGTTCCTCTTCACCAGTTATTTGACGATACCTGCTCAAAGTATCCCAAAAAGGTGGCGGCAATTTTTCTCGACACGCCGGTAACCTTCGAGGCGCTGAAAAACTTCAGCGACAGGTTTGCATCAGCTCTAAGGAAGCTCGGAGTCGGTAAAGGAAGCCGCGTGATGATAGTCCTCCCCAACAGCATACAATTCATCGTCTCATACTACGGAATCTTAAAGACGGGTGCCACGGTTGTTCCAGTCAATCCACTCAGCACAGGTCAGGAGATAAAAGAACTTGCCAAACTCTCCGAAGCCAAGGTAATCGTCACACTAGACCTATTCATAGACGAGGTGATGGGTGCCCTGGGCGAAACAACTGTCAAACACGTTGTTGTCACAAACATAGCAGACCATTTACCCGCCCTCAAAAGAACCCTTGGAAAAATTTTGAAGAAGATCCCCTCCAAACAGTTGCCAAGCAACTCATCTATCATGAGCTACGTCGAGATGATATCTGGCCCTGTTGAAAGGATTGAAGCCGATGTCAACCCGGAGAAGGACCTCGCCTCGATTCAGTTCACAGGCGGCACAACAGGTTTTCCAAAGGGTGTGATGCTGACCCACCACAACATCGTATCCAACATCTTCCAAATGTATGAGTTCATCAGGCCCTATCTTGATGAAGCTAATGAGCGTTTCGCGGCTCTTCTACCGTTTTACCATATCTATGGACAGAGCGTTATACTGGGCGCCGGCCTGCTGATGGGCAACACGCTGGTGGTTTTTCCGAGGCTTGAGCTGGAGAAATTCATGAGAGATTTGGAGAAGTATGATGTGACCATTTTCCCCGGAGTCCCGACGTTGTTCAACCTAATGTCTAACCATAGGCTCGCAGACCAGCTCAGGTATCCTAAACTCAAGATGGTGATTTCGGGTGCTGACATGCTTCCGCCCGAGGTGGCTGAAAATTTTGAAAAGAAGTTCGGGAGAAAAATCGTGGAGGGTTATGGGTTGTCTGAGGCCTCGCCGGTGACGCATGTGAATCCGCCTGATAAGGTGAAAAGAGGCTCCTTCGGCATACCTATTCCGTCAACTCTCGCCGCAATCATAAATCCGGAGACTAGGGAGTTTCTGGGACCGGGCGAAGTCGGTGAAATTATCGTATCTGGGCCACAGGTGATGCAGGGTTACCTTGGCCAAGATAACAGCAACGTCTTCCTTTACGAGGCCGGGAGAAAATGGCTGAGAACAGGGGACATGGGGCAGATGGACAGCGACGGCTACTTCTACTTCACCGAGAGAGCCAAAGACATCATCAAACACAAAGGATTCACAGTCTTTCCAGCAGAGATTGAAAAAGTTCTCTATGAGTCAGACGCGGTTAAAGAGGCGGCGGTTGTCGGTATACCTGACCCTGTTGTAGGAGAGAAGATTGTCGCCGCCGTTGTTTTGAAGCCTGGATACGGCCCAGAACAGGTCAAAACTCTTCATGAACTCTGTCATAGCAAGCTCGCCGAATACAAGAGACCATCCGAGATTATTCTGGTGGACGAGCTGCCCAAGTCTCTCGTGGGAAAAATGCTGCGCCGCCGAGTCCGTGACATAGTGAAAGAAAAGCTCTCACACGCCATGTGA
- a CDS encoding SAM-dependent methyltransferase, producing the protein MKPSVKFLGRVAIVRVPRGSNIDLREFARVIMMRNNGVETVLEIERIEGPFRVPVIRHVAGSPDTVTTVKEDGIVYTFDASRLMFSLGNFEERRRIRRLPRPGEIVVDMFAGVGQFTLPAAKSAANHVYSFEINEEAYKYLVKNIRLNHVEHKVTAFHTDCRNAVNMGLRGCADRVLMGYFRGTAEYFPTALQLLRDVGGFIHFHELAENESGWATLYKTVSELAERFGYLVELVNKRVVKTYSPKLSHWVLDLFARRKL; encoded by the coding sequence GTGAAGCCCAGCGTCAAATTCCTCGGGAGAGTAGCCATAGTGAGGGTGCCGAGAGGCTCCAACATCGACCTTAGAGAGTTTGCTAGGGTTATAATGATGAGAAATAACGGTGTGGAGACTGTTCTGGAGATTGAGAGGATTGAAGGGCCTTTCCGGGTTCCGGTTATTCGGCATGTTGCGGGCAGCCCCGACACCGTTACAACTGTTAAGGAGGACGGTATTGTATACACTTTCGACGCTTCCCGTCTCATGTTCTCTCTCGGAAACTTTGAGGAGCGACGCCGGATAAGGAGGCTGCCGCGTCCTGGCGAAATAGTGGTGGACATGTTCGCGGGTGTGGGCCAGTTCACGCTCCCAGCCGCAAAATCGGCGGCAAACCATGTATACTCGTTCGAAATCAACGAAGAAGCCTACAAGTATCTCGTAAAGAACATTAGGCTTAACCACGTCGAGCATAAAGTAACTGCCTTTCATACAGATTGTAGAAACGCGGTCAACATGGGTCTAAGGGGATGTGCAGACAGGGTTCTCATGGGTTATTTCAGGGGAACAGCGGAATATTTTCCGACTGCGTTACAGCTTCTCAGGGATGTGGGCGGCTTTATTCATTTTCATGAGCTTGCGGAAAACGAGAGCGGCTGGGCCACGCTCTACAAAACTGTCTCAGAATTGGCTGAAAGGTTCGGCTACCTTGTCGAGCTTGTAAACAAACGTGTTGTCAAGACTTATTCACCGAAGCTGAGCCACTGGGTTCTGGACCTATTCGCTCGCCGAAAGCTTTGA
- a CDS encoding small subunit ribosomal protein S25e yields MSSEAKKKGGKEKKAPEKKEEVVERGVMGVAAPSLEEVREYVKGVKVLTPASIAERFKVRLSVAKALLRDLVSKGLVKEVVGSNRLRVYAPLIQTTTAEAKAAATEEKPAKAKRSSKKSSS; encoded by the coding sequence GTGAGCTCGGAGGCCAAGAAAAAGGGTGGAAAGGAGAAGAAAGCGCCTGAGAAGAAGGAGGAGGTTGTTGAGAGGGGTGTGATGGGTGTGGCCGCGCCTTCCCTCGAAGAGGTGAGAGAATATGTTAAGGGTGTTAAGGTTTTGACCCCGGCATCAATCGCGGAACGCTTCAAAGTTAGGCTGTCCGTTGCCAAGGCGCTTCTCCGCGACCTAGTCTCTAAGGGGTTGGTGAAAGAGGTGGTGGGAAGCAACAGATTAAGGGTCTACGCACCACTTATACAGACGACGACTGCAGAGGCGAAGGCAGCGGCAACCGAGGAGAAGCCTGCGAAGGCTAAACGTTCTTCGAAAAAATCCTCATCCTAG
- a CDS encoding phosphoglycerate mutase yields the protein MKAVLVVLDGLGDRRCRSLGYMTPLQYARNRVLDRLAAEGETGLVDVVARGIPNGSDTGHLALLGYDPSTCYTGRGPFEALGAGLDLSLDDVAFRCNFATVAEDGTVIDRRAGRISTEESRELAESIQTMEIDGVQFTFRHTVEHRGVLIMRGKGISHRVSNVDPHGKTSTVQKPMPLDDSPESIKTAQALEKFLEKTRQILQTHPINIKRREKNLPPANYILTRGAGRLPNLLPFEKKFGLKAAVVAGGALYKGVCRAAGFDVVNVEGATGTVNTNLGNKINAVIESLKTRDFVLLHVKATDTLSHDKKPREKAEMINRVGEALGKMLEQLSSDTYVAVTGDHTTPSEIGDHRGDPVPVLIWGPDVRGDSVTRFDEISCMCGGLGRIRGVELMPILANYLGTLELYGE from the coding sequence ATGAAGGCTGTCCTGGTTGTTTTGGATGGTTTGGGGGATAGACGATGTAGAAGCCTCGGTTACATGACTCCGTTACAGTATGCTCGCAATAGGGTTTTGGACCGTTTAGCGGCCGAGGGTGAGACGGGGTTGGTTGACGTAGTGGCCCGGGGCATTCCCAACGGAAGCGACACAGGCCATCTCGCTCTTCTCGGATACGACCCGTCCACCTGCTACACCGGCCGGGGCCCGTTTGAAGCACTGGGCGCTGGTCTTGACCTGAGCCTTGATGACGTCGCCTTCCGATGCAACTTCGCCACAGTGGCCGAGGATGGGACTGTGATTGATAGGAGAGCGGGGCGAATATCGACTGAGGAGAGCAGAGAGCTGGCTGAATCCATACAAACGATGGAGATAGACGGCGTCCAGTTTACTTTTAGACACACCGTTGAACACAGAGGAGTCCTAATCATGAGAGGCAAAGGAATCTCTCATCGTGTCTCAAACGTTGACCCTCACGGCAAAACATCAACAGTCCAGAAACCGATGCCACTAGACGATTCACCGGAGTCGATAAAAACCGCACAGGCCTTGGAAAAATTCTTGGAGAAAACGAGACAGATTCTACAAACTCATCCAATCAACATCAAGAGACGTGAGAAAAATCTCCCACCCGCAAACTATATCCTGACACGTGGAGCGGGACGGCTACCGAATTTACTGCCCTTCGAGAAAAAGTTTGGGTTAAAGGCCGCGGTCGTCGCCGGCGGAGCACTTTACAAAGGTGTCTGCAGGGCGGCGGGTTTCGACGTGGTAAATGTCGAGGGAGCTACAGGAACCGTTAACACAAACCTCGGAAACAAAATTAATGCCGTGATAGAATCGCTCAAGACTCGTGATTTTGTTCTGCTGCATGTCAAGGCTACTGACACGCTGAGCCATGACAAAAAGCCTCGAGAAAAAGCCGAGATGATCAACAGGGTCGGGGAAGCTCTGGGAAAGATGCTTGAGCAGCTGAGCTCCGATACCTATGTGGCGGTGACGGGTGATCACACCACGCCGTCGGAGATTGGAGACCACCGGGGAGATCCTGTGCCTGTTTTGATATGGGGGCCCGATGTGAGGGGTGACAGTGTCACGAGGTTTGACGAGATCAGCTGCATGTGCGGCGGCCTCGGCAGGATAAGGGGTGTGGAACTTATGCCCATTCTCGCCAACTACTTAGGAACATTGGAGCTGTATGGAGAATGA
- a CDS encoding DNA repair protein RadA — translation MSQRYNDIEELPGVSAKLAEKLRELGYSTVESIATATVSELVAAGVDEEHASRIISAAREGIEIAWVTAKELAEIKTNIGRITTGSTRLDLLIGGGVETQAITEFFGEFGSGKSQLCHQLAVNVQLPVRRGGLDGSALYIDTENTFRPERVTSMANSLGLNADEVLERIIYAEAYTSDHQILLVEKADKIIKEKNVKLIIVDSLTSHFRSEYLGRQLLPERQQKLNKHMHKLIRLCRAFNIAAVVTNQVMSRPDDIFSTMAVYPIGGHIVGHTSHNRVFLRKVAGKPLRIARLVSSPYLPEGEAVFKITERGVEDVEATE, via the coding sequence TTGAGCCAACGCTACAACGACATCGAGGAGCTGCCCGGCGTATCGGCCAAGTTGGCTGAAAAACTTAGGGAGCTTGGATACTCGACGGTGGAGTCCATTGCGACTGCGACAGTTTCCGAGCTGGTGGCAGCCGGAGTTGACGAGGAACACGCTTCCCGTATCATCTCAGCGGCTCGGGAAGGAATTGAGATTGCTTGGGTGACGGCAAAGGAGCTGGCTGAAATCAAGACAAACATTGGACGCATTACCACGGGAAGCACGAGACTGGACCTCTTGATAGGAGGAGGTGTCGAGACACAAGCTATTACAGAGTTTTTCGGAGAGTTTGGGTCGGGGAAGTCCCAGCTCTGTCACCAGCTGGCCGTGAACGTTCAACTCCCCGTTCGACGGGGAGGACTTGACGGCTCAGCCCTCTACATAGACACCGAAAACACGTTCAGGCCGGAGAGGGTGACTTCGATGGCCAACAGCCTCGGACTAAACGCCGACGAAGTGCTTGAGCGAATCATCTACGCAGAAGCATACACAAGCGACCACCAGATTCTCCTCGTGGAAAAAGCGGACAAAATAATCAAGGAAAAGAACGTGAAGCTCATCATAGTCGATTCACTGACCTCTCATTTCCGAAGCGAATACCTCGGCAGACAACTTCTCCCCGAGAGGCAGCAGAAACTTAACAAGCATATGCATAAGCTGATAAGGCTCTGCCGAGCATTCAACATAGCAGCGGTCGTGACAAACCAGGTTATGTCAAGGCCTGACGACATTTTCAGCACTATGGCTGTATACCCCATCGGTGGACACATAGTCGGCCACACAAGCCATAACAGAGTTTTTCTGCGTAAGGTGGCGGGAAAACCTCTCCGCATAGCCAGACTTGTTTCAAGCCCCTATCTGCCAGAAGGTGAGGCCGTCTTCAAAATCACAGAAAGAGGAGTAGAAGACGTGGAGGCGACCGAGTGA